GCACCCACTCAAGCGCGGCAAGCTGAAGTAGCCTTGAAAAGTTCTGGCGCGGGGAATAACGGACGATTTCTGGAATTTTGCCCTGTTAAGTCCCTTAAATGGCATAGAAGGGCAATCCAGTCCTGTTCCATTCTTACGGTGTTGAGTCTTCGGCACATTTCTCCCTGTGCAGGTCTTCCGCTGTTTGCTGCACGTTGTTGCTTGTGTGCAAATCCCGCCTCCATTACGCTCATGGGGGTCACAGGTGGGACACATGGCCGAACGAGCTTACAAGTTTTCTGGTATCGATGGTTTGCCAGCAATCATCAAGGTCGGTTGTGCGCTTTTCATTCTATTGCTCTGCAGAAGTGGAATATTAATAGAATATTGGAATGGCAACAATCTTTTGGCGTGGCGCAGGTGAGAACAGCCCCCGACAAGATCGGAATTTCTTGGGCGTTCGAGCAATCTGAGGGCTTTCAGTTATATTCCGATTCGCTGGGGCCTTCGCGCTCTGCGCGCAGGATTTCAGTTACAGGCTCAGACGCCTCCAAAAATGCCTCAACTTACACGTCTAAGAGCTATCTTAATCTGCGGCGGCACACTCCAATGTCAGAAATTCACATATCGTAATTTTCCAATCACTGCACTGGGTGATGATGGTCACATATGTGCGCACGGCAATCGCATAGCATGCAAGCAAGAGAAGGATGAGTTGGCCTCCATTCGATACTGACTCATTCTTGCCTCGCAAGGAGGTTTGTATGAGGCTAGCAAGGTTAGTTCCAAGTATAGTTATATGTGCGTTGCTCTTCGGCCCGACCATTGCGTCTGCGGCTGCAGCCGGCCAGAATGAGTCTGTATACGTAAGTGATATTGAGAACAGGTTGGACAGAGTTACGGCAACGCTGGCTCTCGGCTACGCCATTATTCCCGATGCTGACAATGCAAGGAAGGTAGGGATTTTGTGGGGAGGTTCTACGTCGGCAGAAATTCCCTACCGTTTACAGGCTGGGAGAGCTTATCTGTTCATTGGAGTGTGTGACAAGGATTGTTCGGATCTGGACTTCACATTATTTAATCAAAACCGCTCTGTCGTTGCGATCGAAATGGTTAGCAACAGTCATGGCGTTCCCATATTTGCATTCGCGCCGCAGCAGACTGGCACTTATTATTTGCGAGCTACAATGCAACAGTGCCGGACAAGAGGTTGCTATTGGGGCGTCGATATTTTTAGAAAAGCTGAGTGACGGCTAAAACTGTTACCGACATACTAAGAAGAAGGGGATCATCCTGATGATCCTCTTCACATTATATTCCTGATCCCGAAGGCTAAATACTCAGAATCGAGATGGGATCGATCCCCAAATATAGCATCTGGCGGAGGGAGAGGGATTCGAACCCCCGATACCCTTTCAGGTATAACGGTTTTCAAGACCGTCTGTTTCAACCGCTCACACATCCCTCCGCGTGATTGGTATCAACAGTTTACCAGCACTCGGAAATCGCCGCTGGCATAAGCGATCATTACCTGGTACTCAGGGAACTGGAACCGATGGGCCGGACACGTCGCTTTTGGTGGGCAGAAGCTTTGAAAATGTTAATATTTCGTGCAAGGTTTTCGTTCACTCCAAACCCAGATGCTTAGCAACGTTCCGAACTGGCCGTATCGTTTGTGCAGGCTCCGGTCTGCGCGAACACTTGCATTGTCGTGTAGCGTGGTCGCGGCGGTGGGCACTCTAGCAGGTTTCTTTTGCAATGATGCGCACGCTGAGCAGAAAGGTGCGCCGGGGCCAGTAGTGGTCCAGCCGGGATCGCCCGGAAAACCGAGTAAGAGGCTGCCGCCGTCTACAACGGGAAAGCTGCCGCCGCGGTCGCAAGCGGAAGTGGAGTTCATGCAAGGCATGATCATGCACCATGCGCAAGCCGTGGAGATGACGGCGCTGATTCCGTCGCATACGGAAAATAAGGACTTGCAGTTGCTGGGAGCGCGCATCAGCAGTTCACAGTCCAGCGAGATCAACTTTATGAAGCGATGGCTGGCGGCCCGTGGGGAACCAGCTTCCATGGCGATGCCGGGAATGAAGGACATGGACATGTCTCGCCATCCGATGCCGCTCATGCCCGGCATGCTTACAGCGGAGCAAATGACGGCGCTACGAAAGGCGAAGGGCGCCGAGTTTGACCATTTATTTTTAACCGGGATGATTCAGCACCACAACGGCGCATTAACCATGGTTAAGGACCTGTTCGATACCGCAGGCGCGGGACAGGATGCCGAGCTGTTTGACTTCGCAACCGATGTGGACAGTGGCCAGCGAGCCGAAATCAGAATTATGCAAGGGATGTTAGACAAGAAAACTCCAGAGGAGAAACAATGAACCGAGTGCCCAGTTTTGTGTTTTGCGTGGCGGTGGCTGCAATGATTTTATTTCCCGGCGTGAGCCGGCTGCGGGCGCAAGCGCAGACGCCTTCACCCACGCCGGCGGTACAGACGCCTTCGCCCACACCTTCCGCAGCGGAACCAGATGAAGAGGACAAGAATCCATTTGCTCCGGAGCCGGCTCCTGTGCTGCAACCGGGCATGAAGGGGTCGGATACAAACGATCCGCGCGCAAAGCTGGCCCCGGGCCTCTACAACGCGGGCGAAGCAGCCATGGGGATCAAACACCTTCAGCTCGTTAAAAAGCCGGCCGCATTTCAACTCGGGACTAACAATCCAGATGATCCCAAAGTGCAGAAGATGCTGGCGCAGCTCAACTCGCCTAATCTGGCAAAGGCGCCAGCCCCCATGCGTTTGGTCATTGCCCAGCTGGCTTTCGCGAACTCCGATCTTGCGTTCCAGGGCAACCACTTGTTTCAGGGAAATTTTTATGGCGTAAATATCTTTGACATTTCCAATCCGGCAAAGACCACACTGGTGACCTCGCTGGTGTGCCCTGGTGGACAGGGTGATGTATCGGTGTATAAGAACCTGCTTTTCATGTCTGTGGAGCAGCCAAACGGACGCCTGGATTGCGGCGTGCAGGGCTTCCCTCCCGATCCTGCACCCCCGGCGGGCGAGCCAAAACCGAAGAAACGCCCAGTGCCGTCAGCGCAGAAAGACCGCTTCCGCGGCGTGAGAATCTTTGATATTTCTGACATCAAGAATCCCCGGCAGGTGGCGGCGGTGCAGACGTGCCGCGGGTCGCACACACATACGCTGGTCGTGGATCCCAATGACAAAGACAATGTTTATATCTACGTGTCAGGCACATCGTTTGTGCGCAGGCCAGAGGAACTGGCTGGATGCTCAGGAGAAGAGCCGGACAAAGACCCGAATACGGCACTGTTTCGCATCGACGTGATCAAGGTCCCGGTGGCTTCGCCGCAGGACGCGAAAGTGGTATCGAACCCGCGCGTGTTCATGGACGCCCGGACAGGCGCGATCAATAGCCTGACCAACGGCGGCACTCATGGCAAGAAAGGCCCGGAGAAGCCGAAGGAGACAAACCAGTGCCACGACATCACCGTATATTCGGCGATCGGGTTGGCGGCGGGCGCATGCTCCGGAAATGGAATTTTGCTCGATATTAAAGATCCCGTGAATCCCAAGCGTGTGGACGCGGTGAACGACCCGAACTATTCGTACTGGCATTCGGCTTCTTTCTCAAACGATGGAAGCAAAGTGCTGTTTACTGATGAATGGGGCGGCGGTTTGGGGGCGCGGTGCCGTCCGAACGATCCGAATGTATGGGGCGCGGACGCGATCTTTGGTTTGAATAATGATAAGTTAACTTTTGAGAGCTATTACAAAATGCCCGCCGCGCAGAGTGACTCAGAAAACTGTGTGGCGCACAACGGCTCGCTGGTTCCAGTGCCTGGCCGCGATATAGAGGTACAAGCCT
This portion of the Terriglobia bacterium genome encodes:
- a CDS encoding DUF305 domain-containing protein, with product MLSNVPNWPYRLCRLRSARTLALSCSVVAAVGTLAGFFCNDAHAEQKGAPGPVVVQPGSPGKPSKRLPPSTTGKLPPRSQAEVEFMQGMIMHHAQAVEMTALIPSHTENKDLQLLGARISSSQSSEINFMKRWLAARGEPASMAMPGMKDMDMSRHPMPLMPGMLTAEQMTALRKAKGAEFDHLFLTGMIQHHNGALTMVKDLFDTAGAGQDAELFDFATDVDSGQRAEIRIMQGMLDKKTPEEKQ